Genomic window (Buchnera aphidicola (Kaburagia rhusicola ensigallis)):
TTGAGCTGCAAAAGGAGTAGATTTTCTAGATCCTCTAAATCCAGATCCTCCTGAAGTTGCCCATCCTAAAACATTTCCTTGTCGATCACTAATAGATACAATAGTATTATTGAAAGAAGCATGAATATGCGCTATACCATCCAATATTTGTTGTTTAATACGTTTCTTAACACGAACAAGATCTTTTACCATAATGTCCAACCTCAATATTATTTTTTAACTAATCTACGAGAACCTTTTCTAGTACGAGCGTTAGTCTTTGTTCTCTGACCTCGAACTGGAAGATTCTTTCGATGACGCAATCCACGATAACAACCTAAATCTACTAAACGTTTTATATTTAAATTAACTTCTCTACGCAAGTCACCTTCAACAATAAACTTAGATATTGCATTTCTCAATAATTCTACTTGACTTTCAGTTAAATTCCGCGTTTTAATAGATTCAGATATGCCTGTTAAAGAACAAATTAATTTAGATCGCTTTTTTCCTATTCCATATATACTCATTAATGCAATAATAATATGCTTGTTATCAGGAATATTAACACCTGCTATACGTGCCATCAAAACCTCCACAAATTCATCAATCAGACAATAATATTCCCATTGACAAAATAAAACTTTAAAAACAAAAAATAACATCCAAATAATACACTCTATAAAACATAGATTTTATATAATATTTACCCTTGACGTTGTTTATGCTTAGGATCTATACTGCAAATAATATAAACTACATTGTATCTACGAACAATTTTACAATTTCTACATAACTTTCCTACTGAAGCGCGAACTTTCATAATAAATACCTATAATGAAAAATATTTATAGCTCATATTAAATATTCAAATTAGATTTTTTTAACACAGATTCATATTGAGTGGACATAATGTGTGTTTGTATTTGAGAAATAAAATCTATAATAACTACTACTACAATTAACAATGATGTGCCACCAAAATAAAATGGAACATCCATAGATATACGCATAAATTCTGGTATAAGGCAAATAAACGTCATATAAATAGAACCAATTAACGTTAATCTCAACATAACTTTATTAATATATGTAGCTGTTTGAATACCTGGCCTAATTCCAGAAATAAAAGCTCCAGATTTTTTTAAATGATCTGCGGTTTCACGGGAATTGAAAACTAATTTAGTATAAAAAAAACAAAAGAAAACAATAGTTACCATGTAAAAAAATATATATAATGGTTGAGTTGGTTGCAAATAAAAAGAAAGATTTATTAACCATTTCCAATTGTAACCTCCACCAAACCAAGATACTATAGAAACAGGAAACAATATAATGCTAGACGTAAAAATGGCTGGAATCACACCTGCCATATTTAACTTTAAAGGAAGATGAGTATTTTTTTCAGAGTAAATTCGACGTTTTTGGTAATTTTTTGCATAATTAATATTAATTTTTCTATGACTCCTTTCAAAAAATACTACAAAAAATATCACTAAAAACACAATTAATGTTATTCCGCACAATAGAAAAAAATTTAAACTTCCTTGTTGCACTTTTGCCAGTGTATGCTCAATAGCAGACGGTAAACCAGAAACAATACCTGAAAATATTATTATTGAAATACCATTTCCAATACCTTTTTCAGTAATCAATTCTCCTAACCACATTAAAAACATTGTACCTGTCACTAAACTAATAACAGCGACGCAATAAAAACACATATTAGGATTAATAACTAAATTATTAACACCAGATATATTTGGTAAACTTATAGCAACTCCAATAGCTTGCAATCCAGCTAACATTAAAGTAGTATATTTTATGTATACATTAATTTTTTGACGCCCTTCCTCTCCATTTTTTTTTATTTCTATAAATTTCGGATATACTAATGTAAGTATCTGTATAATAATAGAAGCCGATATAAAAGGCATAATACCTAATGCAAAAATTGAAGCTCTACTTAAAGATCCACCTGAAAACATATTGAACATTTCTATAAGAGTGCCTTGATGGTGTTGCAATAATTGTGATAAAACTGCAGTATCAATTCCAGGAATAGGAATAAATGACCCTATTCTAAAAATTATTAAAGAAATAAATACAAAAAAAATTCTTCTTTTCAATTCACTAAATTTAGTACTAGTGGTTGAAGATTTTGTTTTAAATATGTTTTCTATCATAATACCTCTACTTATTATTTTTGAATCCTTCCACCATAAAATTCAATCATATTGCGTACTCCTTGCGTAACATGTAACCCACGAAGAGTTAATGGCACAGTAACACTTCCAGATAAAATTATCTTAACGAACTTTACATGCTCATTAATTACATTAAATTGTTTCAATAAATTCAAATCAATAACTTTATTAGAAAACCTTAATAATTCTGATAACCTAACTTCGATTTTATTTTTATTTTTTAAAGAAACAAATCCATATTTTGGAATACGCCTATATAAAGGAGTTTGACCTCCTTCAAACCCTCTATTTATTTTTCCTCCAGAACGAGATTTTTGACCTTTATGTCCTCTTCCTGCTGTTTTTCCCAATCCAGATCCAATTCCTCTACCTTTTCTTTTATGCGTTCTATAGGAACCAATTGCTGGAGATAAATTATTTAAATACATTCTAATCATTCCTATTTAGCAACAGTTGAATTAACTTTTAACATATAAGATATTTTTTGAATCATGCCTCGAATAGAAGGTGTATCTTGAAGTTTTACTGTATGGCCTATACGACGCAATCCCAATCCAATTAAAGTTGCTTTATGTTTTGGTAATCGTCCTATTGCACTTTTTATTTGAGTAACACTAATATATTTAATCATAATATTATGCCAAAACATCTCTAATTGATTTATTACGTTTAGCTGCTATCATTTTTGGAGATTTCATATTTTCTAAACCAGCTATAGTAGCTCGTACTACATTAATAGGATTAGTGGATCCATAAGTCTTTGCTAATACATCATAAATCCCTGCTACTTCTAATACTGATCTCATAGCACCACCAGCAATAATCCCAGTTCCTTCTGATGCTGGCTTCATAAATATATTCGAACCAGTGTAAGTTCCAATAATAGAATGATGCAATGTGTTTTTATTTAAAGCAACATTAATCATATTTCTACGTGCTTTTTCCATAGCTTTTTGAATTGCAGCAGGAACTTCGCGAGCTTTTCCATATCCAAATCCTACTCTTCCATTACCATTACCTACTACTGTTAAAGCTGTAAACGAAAAAATTCGACCACCTTTCACTGTTTTTGAAACACGATTGACTGATATTAACTTTTCTTTTAGATCTAAGCTATTTTTTTTATCTATGTGCATTGCCATTATATTATTTTTTCCTAAAATTCTAATCCTGCTTTTCTCGCAGCATCAGCTAAAGCTTTAACTCGACCATGATATTGAAAACCAGAACGATCAAAAGAAACATTCTTAATTCCGCTTTTTAAAGCTCGTTTTGCAATAAAATCACCAACAACAACAGCAGCTTCTACATTTCCTGTATACTTAATTGATTGCGATATTTTTTTTTCCAAAGTAGAAGCAACTGCTAAAACTAAAGAACTCCTAGGAAAAACAATTTGAGCATAAATATGCCTAGAAGTACGATGCACAATCAAACGAATAGATTGTAATTCCTTGAATTTGCACCGCATCTTTGTTGCCCTACGAATGCGAGCTTTTCTTTTATTCACTGATAACATCATGCTATTTCTTTTTAGCCTCTTTTATGCGCACAACTTCATCACTATAACGAATACCTTTACCTTTATATGGTTCTGGTACTCTATTAGACCGTATATCAGCTGCTACTTGACCTACCAATTGCTTATTAGCACCCTTAACAATTATCTCTGATGGAGACAAACACTCTACAATAATGCCTTTTGGCACTAAATATTTTATTACATGAGAATAACCCAAAAACATATGTAAAATATTAGCACCTACTACAGAAATTCTATAACCTACACCTAATAATTGTAATCTTTTAAAAAACCCTATTGTTACACCCACAATCATAGAATTAACCAATGATCTAGAAGTTCCTGCCTGTGCCCAACCTTTAGAAGAATTCATCCTACTTTTAAAAGTTAAACGATTGCTAATACAAGTAACTAATACGCTATTATTAATAGTATAGCTAAGAGTATTATTGGCTTTTGCAACAGTAATAGTTTGTCCTACTAACGTAACCGAAACATCAAAAGGAATAATAATGACTTTTTTTGCTACACGAGACATATTCTTCTCCCATTAAGCTACATGACAAATAACTTCACCACCCAAACCAATTCGACGTGCTGATTTATCAGTCATCACCCCTTTTGAAGTAGAAATGATAGCTATACCAAGTCCATCCATAACTTTTGGTAATCTATTTTTTCTATTGTATATTCGTAAACTAGGAGAGCTAATTCTCTTCACAGATTCAATTACAGGTTTTCCATTGAAATATTTTAATATCAATTTCAATTGTAGCTTATTAACACAATTCTTTATTGCATAACCTGTGATATATCCTTCTTCTTTTAAAACCATACTAATAGCTACTTTTAACTTTGAAGAAGGCATAATCACCGATATTTTATTAGCTAATTGACTGTTACGAATTCTAGTCAACATATCTGCTATAGGATCTTGCATAGTCATACATGTTACTCCAAAAGAAACATTAATAATTTTACCAGCTAGCTTTTTTCAATCCAGGAATTTCACCTTTCATAGCTGCTTCTCGTACCTTTATTCGACTTAATCCAAACTTTCTCAAAAAAGCATGTGGACGTCCAGTTTGACGGCAACGATTGCGCTGACGAATAGGACTAGAATCACGAGGAAATTCCTGTAATTTTAATACAGCATTCCAACGCTTTTCCTTAGAAATAGTTATATCAGATATAATAGCTTTAAGACGACTTCTTTTTAAAAAAAATTTATTAGCCAACTTTATACGTTTAACTTCACGTGCCTTCATTGATTGTTTAGCCATTGTTGTGATTTTACCTCATTTACAAAATGGAAAATTAAAGGAAGATAATAACGCACGACCTTCTTCATTAGACATTGCAGTAGTAGTAATAGTAACATTGATACCTCTAATACGATCTATTTTATCGTAATCAATTTCAGGAAAAATTATTTGTTCACGAATTCCAATGCTATAATTTCCTCTTCCATCAAAAGACTTTTCAGATAAGCCTCGAAAATCACGAATTCTAGGTATTGCTATAACAATCAACCGTTCTAAAAAGTCCCATTTCTTTTTTCCGCGTAAAGTAACTTTACAACCAATAGGATATCCTTTACGAATTTTAAAGCTAGAAACTGATTTACGCGCTTTAGTAACTAATGGTTTTTGACCAGATATTTTAGTTAAATCAGAAATAGCACTATCAAGATGTTTTTTATCTACTGATGCTAACCCTACTCCAATATTTAAAGTAATTTTATCTATTTTAGGAACTTGCATAACGGAAGAATAATTGAACTTACTCATCAACTTTTTTAATATTTCGGTTTGATAATAGTTACGAAAAGATGACACTAGAAATACTCCATTTTACTTAATAATAATATTATTTGACTTAAAAAACCTTACTTTCTTATTATTTTCTATCTTAAAACCAACACGATCTGATTTATTTGTAGCAGGATTGAAAATAGCTATGTTAGAAATATGAATACTAGCTTCTTTTGTTATAATTCCTCCTGTTATATTTTGATCTGGAATAGATTTTTGATGTTTTTTTACTAAATTTATTCCATCTAAAATTACTCTTGTATTAGATAATAATTTTTTAACTATTCCTACTTTACCTTTTTCTTTTCCTGTTATTACTATAACTTTATCATTTTTTTTAATTTTTGCTGCCATAATAATAGATTCTCATTATAATACTTCTGGAGCTAGTGATATGATTTTCATAAACTTTTCATTTCTCAATTCCCGCGTAACAGGACCAAAAATCCTTGTACCCAAAGGCTGATCATTATTATTTAATATAACGCATGAATTAGTATCAAATCTAATAATAGAGCCATCAATCCTTTTTATACCTTTTTTCGTCCTCACTACAACAGCTTTATAAATTTCTCCTTTTTTTACCTTACCTCTAGGTATAGCTTCCTTAATAGCTACTTTAATAACGTCGCCTATATTTGCATACCTACGACGCGAACCACCAAGAACTTTAATACACAGCACAAAACGCGCGCCAGAATTATCAGCAACATCTAATATGCTCTGTTCTTGAATCATGCAAAACCCTCCATATAATAATAACAAGACAAATATCTTGATCCGCACACGCATATTAATTAGTTTATCAAAAAAACTAGAAAAACAAATAGATATATCAAATGAATCAAACATGAATAGCAAATGTCTACATACTACTCATGTTAATATTGTACAATATTTATCATCAAACTATAGATTTTTTAACAATACGTACTAATGTCCACGATTTTGTTTTAGAAATAGGACGACATTCACGAACTTCTACTACATCTCCTAATGAACATTCATTCTTTTCATCATGAATATGCAACTTAGTTGTGCGTTTAATAAATTTTTTGTACAACGGATGTTTAATTATGCGTTCAATGGAAACAACTGAAGACTTCTGCATTTTATTACTAATCACGCAACCTAATAATGTCCGAATCTTTTTACTCACTATAATTTCCCTTTCTAGTTAACAAAAAATTAATTCTAGCAATATTACGACGTACTAATCGTAGTAAATGTAATTTTTGTAGTTTTTTAGAAGAAAATTGTAAACGAAGACTAAATTGTTCTTTCAATAAACTGACTAATTCAATATTCAATTCTTGTGTAGTTTTTTTTTTACATTATTTAAAATCATAATATTATACTCTTAGTTACAAACATAGTTTTTATAGGTAATTTTGACGAAGCTAATCTAAAAGCTTCTCTAGAAATTTCTTCAGATACACCACCAATTTCATATAAAATTTTTCCCGGTTGCACTAAAGCAACCCAATATTCTACATTGCCTTTTCCTTTACCCATTCTCACTTCTAAAGGTTTTTGAGTAATTGGCTTATCTGGAAAAATACGAATCCAAATTTTCCCTTGTCTCTTAATAGACTTAGAAATCGCTCTCCTAGCTGATTCAATTTGACTGGCTTTTAATCGTCCCCTGCTAACAGCTTTTAAACCATAAGAACCAAAACTAATATCTGTACCAATAGCAAGACCTCGATTACGACCTTTATGCATTTTTCGAAATTTTGTTCTTTTGGGTTGCAACATTAGAATTTCTCCTTACTTTTTATATTTTTTTTGATGTTTTCTAAATTTAGTAGGAGGTTTTTCTAACTTCGGAACAGATGCAATACCACCTAAAATTTCACCTTTAAATATCCATACCTTGACACCAATTACTCCATAAGTAGTATAAGCTTCAGACAAACTGTAATCAATATCAGCTCTCAAAGTATGTAAAGGAACCCTGCCTTCTCTATACCATTCTCTTCGCGCTATTTCAACTCCACCTAAACGTCCGCTGATTTCTATTTTAATACCTTTAGCTCCTTGCCTCATTGCATTTTGTACGGCACGTTTCATAGCACGTCGAAACATTACTCTACGTTCTAATTGAGAAGTAATATTATCTGCTACTAACTTTGCATCTAATTCTGGCTGTCGAACTTCAGAAATATTGATTTGAGCGGAAACGCCTGTGATTTGTGTAATTGCTAATCTTAATTTCTCTACGTCTTCACCTTTTTTTCCTATCACAATACCAGGACGTGCGCTATATATTGTTATTCTAATACTTTTTGAAGGACGCTCAATAACAATACGAGAAATTGAAGCTTTAAATAACTTAGTTTTTAAAAACTCACGCACTCTAAAATCACTATTTAAAATTTCTGCGAAGTTTTTAGTACTAGAAAACCACACAGAATTCCAGTGTCTGATTATTCCTAATCTCATTCCATTAGGATGTACTTTTTGTCCCATTAACTAGTTCTCCAAACTATTATAAACGATCAGAAACAACTACAGTGATATGACTTGTACGCTTTAAAATCCTATCTGAGCGACCCTTAGCACGTGGCATCATTCTTTTCATAGTTGGACCTTCATCAACAAAAATTTTTGTTATAATTAAATTATTTACATCCATGTTATTGTTATGTTCTGCATTAGCTATAGCAGATTGCAATACTTTTTTAACTAATATCGATGCTTTTTTATTATTAAAATATAAAATATTTAAAGCACGCAAAACTTTTTTTCCTCTAATCAAATTAGCCACCAACCGTACTTTTTGAGCAGAAGATCGAGCTTGACGATGCTTAGCAATCATTTCCATATTGTACATTTCCTTTAACGTTTTTGAACTTTTTTATCAGAAATATGACCGCGATACATACGAGTAGCGGAAAATTCACCTAATTTATGTCCAACCATATCTTCAGTAACAAATATTGGAATATGTTGACGACCATTATGAACTGATATCGTTAAACCAATCATATTAGGGAAAATAGTTGAACGACGAGACCAAGTTCGTATTAATTTTTTATCATGATTTTTGACAGCTTTTTCTACTTTTTTGAGCAATGATACATCAATAAAAGGACCTTTTTTAAGAGAACGTGGCACTTATTTTTCCTCCTTAAATTATTTATTACGCCTTCTTACAATAAATCTATCAGTACGTTTATTTCTTCTAGTTTTTTTACCTTTAGTTTGTAGCCCCCATGGACTCACTGGGTGTTTTCCAAAGTTCCTTCCTTCTCCACCTCCATGAGGATGATCTACTGGATTCATTGCTGTCCCTCTAACAGTAGGACGAATTCCACGCCAACGAGAAGCACCAGCTTTACCTAAAATTGCTAACATGTGTTCTTCATTTCCTACTTCACCAATAGTAGCTCTGCATCTTGCTTCTAATCGCCTTATTTCTCCAGACCGCAAACGCAAAGTCACGTATTTTTCTTCTTTTGAAATTAATTGAACACCAGATCCTGCAGATCTAGCTATTTGTGCCCCTTTTCCGGGTTTCATTTCTACATTATGAATTATTGTTCCAACCGGAATATTTTTCATAGGCAATACATTTCCTGATTTTATATCAGATAATTCTCCTGAAATTATCTTATCACCTACTTTTAAACCTTTCGGGGATAAAATATATTTTCTTTCTCCATCCTTATATAAAATCAAAGCAATATTCGCAGATCGATTTGGATCATATTCTAATCGTTCAACAATAGCAGAAATGTTGTCTTTATTTCTCTTAAAATCAATAACCCTATAAGATCTTTTATGACCCCCTCCTATATGACGAGTAGTAATACGACCATGATTATTTCGACCTCCACTTTTACTGTTTTTCTCTATTAAGGGAGCATAAGGTTTTCCTTTATACAAATTGTAATTAACTAATTTTACAACATGACGACGACCTGGAGATGTTGGTTTACATTTAACAATAGCCATATTTTTCTCCTTAAATACACATTTATTCTATATTTCCCATAAAATTAATATTTTGTCCCTTTTTTAAAGAAATATATACCTTTTTCCAACTACGTAAATAACTAGTACGACCATTCTTTTGTTTTTTTTTGCCTTGTACAATTAATGTATTAATACATTTTACCCGCACTTTAAAGAAATTTTGTATAGCTTGTTTAATTTCTATTTTTGTTGTACGCATAGGAACTTTTGCTACTACAGTATTAAATTTTTCTGCAGAAATAGAAGATTTTTCAGAAATATGCGGGAAAAAAAATATTTTTAACAATTTTTTTTCATTAGTCATAGTAATGATTTTTCCACTTGTTTAATGGCTTCAGAAGTAATAATAACATTTTTAAACATAATTAAACTTACCGGATCGATAGCATTAATAGTCTTAATATTTACTTTATATAAATTTCGTGAAGCTAAAAATATATTTTTATCTCTAACTATCTTTATAATCAAAACATCAGATATCTTTATAGACTTTAATTTAGTAACTAAAAATTGAGTTTTAGGCATATCTATAGAAAAATTTTCAAAAATAAACAACCGATTTTTTCTAATTAACTCTGAAAAAATACTTCTTAAAGCACCTCGATACATCTTTTTATTAACTTTTTGACAAAAATTTCTAGATTTAGCCGCAAAAGTTACACCACCAGACCTCCATATAGGACTTCTTAGAGAACCAGCCCTGGCACGTCCTGTCCCCTTTTGACGCCATGGTTTTTTCCCTGATCCAGACACTTCAGAACGGCTCTTTTGTGATTTAGTCCCTTGCCGAGTACCAGAAGAATAAGAAGTAACAACTTGATGTACTAATGCCTCATTAAAACTACAGTTAAAAACCATATCAGATACGTTAATAATACTTCCTCTATCTTTGAGCACTAATTCCACTATTTTTTACTCCTTTCACCTTAACTGCTGATTTAACAATAAGATCACTTCCTTTAGCACCAGGAACTGACCCTTTTACCAGAAGTAAATTACGATTTAAATCAATTCTAACTATATCCAAATTTTGTATGGTCACCCGATGATTGCCTAACCTACCTGCCATGTTTTTACCTTTAAAAACTCTACCAGGTGTTTGATTTTGTCCAATAGAACCAGGGGCTCGATGAGACAAAGAATTTCCATGGCTTGCATCTTGAGTTCGAAAATGCCATCGCTTAACTGTACCACAAAATCCTTTTCCTTTAGATTTTCCAACTACATCTACTTTTTTTAAATTCAAAAATAAATTTAAATTTAAACTTTGTCCTATTTTAAAATCTAACACATCCTCGGTAACACGAAATTCCCATAAACCACGACCAATTTGCATTCCAAATTTAGAAAAATGGCCTATTTCTGATTTTAAAAATTTTTTACTTTTTTTTACTCCAGTAGTAACTTGAATAGCATTATATTTATCAATATCTATAGTTTTAATTTGAACAATACGATTTTCTTGAATTTCAATAACAGTAACTGAAATTAAAGCACCTTCTTGTGTAAAGATACTAGTCATTCCTACTTTTTTACCAATGAGACCAATCATGTGTTCTTCAATTCCTTTAATAATTTATTTGTATAATTAACCCAAACTAATTTGTACATCTACACCAGCAGCAAGATCTAATCTCATCAAAGCATCAACTGTTTTCTCGGTAGGTTCAACAATATCAATAAGTCTTTTATGTGTTCGAATTTCATATTGATCACGAGCATCTTTATTCACATGTGGAGAAATAAGTACAGTAAATCGTTCTTTATGTGTTGGAAGAGGAATAGGTCCACGAACTTGTGCTCCAGTCCTTTTAGCTGTTTCAACAATTTCTGAAGTTGATTGATCTATTAATCTATGATCAAAAGCTTTAAGACGAATTCGTATTCTTT
Coding sequences:
- the rplD gene encoding 50S ribosomal protein L4 produces the protein MELVLKDRGSIINVSDMVFNCSFNEALVHQVVTSYSSGTRQGTKSQKSRSEVSGSGKKPWRQKGTGRARAGSLRSPIWRSGGVTFAAKSRNFCQKVNKKMYRGALRSIFSELIRKNRLFIFENFSIDMPKTQFLVTKLKSIKISDVLIIKIVRDKNIFLASRNLYKVNIKTINAIDPVSLIMFKNVIITSEAIKQVEKSLL
- the rplC gene encoding 50S ribosomal protein L3; protein product: MIGLIGKKVGMTSIFTQEGALISVTVIEIQENRIVQIKTIDIDKYNAIQVTTGVKKSKKFLKSEIGHFSKFGMQIGRGLWEFRVTEDVLDFKIGQSLNLNLFLNLKKVDVVGKSKGKGFCGTVKRWHFRTQDASHGNSLSHRAPGSIGQNQTPGRVFKGKNMAGRLGNHRVTIQNLDIVRIDLNRNLLLVKGSVPGAKGSDLIVKSAVKVKGVKNSGISAQR
- the rpsJ gene encoding 30S ribosomal protein S10, with the translated sequence MQQNQRIRIRLKAFDHRLIDQSTSEIVETAKRTGAQVRGPIPLPTHKERFTVLISPHVNKDARDQYEIRTHKRLIDIVEPTEKTVDALMRLDLAAGVDVQISLG